AGCCAGGATTTCTGCCTGGAATGACGAAAGGAGGTTTTTATATGGCCAGTTTGCAGAGTGCCCGGCTGGAACGGAAAAAGTTTTTTTCAGATCCGGTTTTGGTCAGCATGATCACAGTTCTGCTGATTTTTCTTGCACTGTTTATTCTTTATCCTCTGTTTATGCTGTTGATAGACAGCTTTTATGCAGAGGGGACTGTTACACTTGATGTGTTTAAAAGAGTTCTGAACCTGGAGCGGTTTCAGAATGCTTTTAAAAATACTCTTGTTCTTGGATTTATCACGGGAATCGCTTCCACGGCAATCGGACTGCTGTTTGCTTATGTCGAGGTGTATGTGAAGCTTAAAACCAGGGTTTTGGAAAAGCTTTTTGGGCTTGTTTCCATGCTTCCCGTGGTATCCCCGCCATTTGTTTTATCTCTGTCCATGATCATGCTTTTCGGAAGGAGCGGCCTGATCAGCAGGTCTCTGCTTCATATATATGATTCCAATGTCTATGGGCTTAAGGGAATTGCCATTGTCCAGACTCTGACATTTTTTCCCGTATGCTACTTAATGTTAAAGGGACTGTTAAAAAACATTGATCCTTCTCTTGAGGAAGCCACCAGGGATATGGGAGCTACCAGATGGAAGGTGTTTTCCAGTGTTACCTTTCCTCTTTTGCTTCCGGGTCTTGGCAATGCGTTCCTGGTGACCTTTATCGAGTCTGTGGCGGATTTTGCAAATCCCATGCTGATCGGCGGGTCCTATGATACCTTGGCTACCACCATTTACTTACAGGTGACGGGAGCTTATGACTCCACGGGCGCGGCGGCTATGTCGGTGGTCTTACTGTCCCTGACAGTGGTACTGTTCCTGATCCAGAAGTATTATCTGGAAAAGAAAACAGCAGCTACTTTAACGGGAAAGGCTTCCCGCATGAGAATGCTCATTGAGGATAAGAGTGTTACCGTTCCCCTGACTTGTTTTTGCGGTATGGTTGCGGCCTTTGTATTGCTGATGTACATCATGGTTCCGTTTGGCGCTATGTTTACTCTGTGGGGAAGGGACTACAGCTTAAGCCTTAAGTGGTTTCAATACATGTTTAAGACCAGCGGATTAAAGGCATT
The nucleotide sequence above comes from Lacrimispora sp. BS-2. Encoded proteins:
- a CDS encoding iron ABC transporter permease, producing the protein MASLQSARLERKKFFSDPVLVSMITVLLIFLALFILYPLFMLLIDSFYAEGTVTLDVFKRVLNLERFQNAFKNTLVLGFITGIASTAIGLLFAYVEVYVKLKTRVLEKLFGLVSMLPVVSPPFVLSLSMIMLFGRSGLISRSLLHIYDSNVYGLKGIAIVQTLTFFPVCYLMLKGLLKNIDPSLEEATRDMGATRWKVFSSVTFPLLLPGLGNAFLVTFIESVADFANPMLIGGSYDTLATTIYLQVTGAYDSTGAAAMSVVLLSLTVVLFLIQKYYLEKKTAATLTGKASRMRMLIEDKSVTVPLTCFCGMVAAFVLLMYIMVPFGAMFTLWGRDYSLSLKWFQYMFKTSGLKAFKDSFVLSLIAAPLTAFLSMVISYLVVKKKFKAKGFIEFVSMLAMAVPGTVLGIGYIRGYANGLFRSGFMSGLYGTGLILIIVFIVRSLPTGTRSGISALRQIDKSIEESAYDMGANSAKVFMSVTLPLIKDSFFSGLVTAFVRSITAISAIILLVTPDFLLITCQINEQAEKGNYGVACAYATILILITYGAVLIMNAMMKFFGVSRVVKEVQD